The DNA window CCCGCGATTCTGATCCCTGCGGTCGCCGAGGCGCTCAAAAGCTCGCCGATACTGCTCGGCGCGCAGAACATGCACTACGAGGAGAAAGGCGCCTTCACCGGCGAGATCTCACCCTTGATGCTGAAGGCGTTCGGCGTGACCCACGTTATCCTCGGCCATTCGGAGCGCCGGCACATCTTTGGCGAGAACGACATTCTAATCGGCAAGAAGGTGCGCTCCGCGATCAATCACGGCCTCGTGCCGATCCTCTGTATCGGCGAGACGCAGGAGGAGCACGATCGCGGGCGCGCGATCGAAGTCGTCCTGCGCCAGATGGAAGGCGGGCTCGCCGACGTGACCAACGAAGAGGCCGCCGGGATCATCCTGGCTTACGAGCCGGTATGGGCCATCGGCACCGGCCGCACCGCAACCCCGCAGCAGGCCGAATCGATCCACGGCGCCCTGCGCGGCGCATTCAACGAGCGCTTCGGCCACGATCCCGCCCAGGTCGTGCAGATCTTGTACGGCGGCAGCGTCAATGATGAAAATGTTGACTCGTTGCTCTCCAAACCCGATATTGACGGGGCTCTGGTCGGCACGGCATCCTTAAAGGCTGATTCGTTTGCCCGCATCGTCCGGGCGCAGACGCATTAAACGGAAGATGGTAACAGCAGTAGTCGCGATTCACGTGGTTGTTTGCCTCTCGCTCGTGATCATTATTTTGATCCAGCATGGCAAGGGCGCCGATGTCGGCGCGGTCTTTGGCGGTTCGAGCCAGACCGTGTTCGGCGCGTCGGGCGCAGGCAATGCGCTGACGCGGGCGACGAGCGCGCTCGCCGTAGTGTTCTTCGCGACTTCGATCTTCCTCGCCTATGCCTCGACGCAGCGCATGACGGGAAGTATCTTCAACCGATCGTTCGGCGGCAGCGTGATGCCATCGTCAAAGCCGAAGAATGTCGCACCGCCGGCCGCTCCAGC is part of the Candidatus Binataceae bacterium genome and encodes:
- the secG gene encoding preprotein translocase subunit SecG, with the protein product MVTAVVAIHVVVCLSLVIIILIQHGKGADVGAVFGGSSQTVFGASGAGNALTRATSALAVVFFATSIFLAYASTQRMTGSIFNRSFGGSVMPSSKPKNVAPPAAPAAPPAGAVSPATK
- the tpiA gene encoding triose-phosphate isomerase; its protein translation is MRKKLIAANWKMNMTPASALELIAALRANVERDARDLLADREALVAPPAILIPAVAEALKSSPILLGAQNMHYEEKGAFTGEISPLMLKAFGVTHVILGHSERRHIFGENDILIGKKVRSAINHGLVPILCIGETQEEHDRGRAIEVVLRQMEGGLADVTNEEAAGIILAYEPVWAIGTGRTATPQQAESIHGALRGAFNERFGHDPAQVVQILYGGSVNDENVDSLLSKPDIDGALVGTASLKADSFARIVRAQTH